CATAAAGCAGAGCTTCAGCTTGGCTGAGCTGTCCCAGTTCACGCAGCAGCGCTGCCTTCCATACGTAGCCTTCAGGCCTTTCTGGGGCGATTTGGCATAAACTATCGGCCAGCAGCAGCACCTGCGCTCGGTTTCCTGCACGATAAGCCTGCGCAAGCTGCGCTGTCAGTTGCTGCACCACATCCTGATCTGCAGGCTTGCGACAAGCCAGCAGCGATACAAGCAGCGTAAGGCTCAGGCCAAAGCACCACAGCTTGAGCGCACCACCAGTTCGGCCTGCAGATTGACCTGCACCGCAGGTCCACTGCGCCCCTCGATTTGGTCGATCAAAATATTGGCTGCCCACTGGCCTTTTTCGTAGATCGGCTGGTGTACTGTGGTGAGCGGGGGACAGGTGTATTGGGCCACCGGCAAATCATCAAAGCCAACTACCGCCATCTCGCTAGGCACCCGCAGGCCTGCTTCGTAGAGCGCCAGCAGCGCCCCAATAGCCATCGTATCGCTGGTACAAAAGACCGCGGAAAAATCTGGCCCTCGCGCCAGCCAACGTTTCATAAGTGCATAGCCCGCATGCTGAGAGTAATCTCCCTCTTCAATTAACCGCTCATCCAACTCAGCCCTAGCATCCCTCAGGGCCTGCAGGTAACCTGCCCGGCGGTCTCGCGACTCTTGCAAGGCCGCATTACCCAGCATGAGCGCAATGCGGCGGTGGCCTAAGCGGCACAAATGCCGCACAGCCCGATAGGCTCCAGCAAAGTTGTCTACATCGACAGAGTGCACGTGCGGGTGTGCCGGGTCGTGCCCTACCAGCACCACGGGCACCTCCCGAGCGCTAAGCGACTCGAGCACACAACTAGCCACCTCTTGCGTTAGCAGCACATAGCCATCAAACCGATGCTCGTAAAGAATACGCGAGGCCAGGGCTTCCTCGGCATCTGCAGAAAGCATCGACAAAGACACAAAATAGCCGCGCCGGATGCACTGCTCGAAAATGCCTAGGTGCAGCAGCGTCCAAAACCCGTTGGCCAAAGCTTCATCGCTGCGGCGCGGTGTGAGAATGCAAATTTCATAGGTGCGCTGCCGTGCCAGACTGCGGGCCACCGAACTGGGATGGTAATTGTACTTCCGGATCACTTCCAAAACGCGCCGCTTTGCCTCTTCACTCACGTTGGGATGGTTGTTCAGCACGCGCGAGACCACCGAACGTGAAACGCAGGCCAAACTGGCTACTTGGTCGATGGTTAGCTTTTCCATAGCAGCACCCTCCTTGGGCTATTACCCAAACACGTTAGCCAAGCTTCAAGTGGGCCAGCACTTCTTCCGGACATCCCGTCCATTCTGGAACGGCAGTGTTGCCCTTGTAACCTAAGTCTTCCATCCCCATCTGGCTGGTCCAAAAACCCGAGGCAACCAGGTCGCGCAAACTGTTAAAGAAGGCTACGCCTGGCTGCATCTCAGGCGGCGCAACCTCGGGATAGGCAATCTGCTCCAGCATTTCTTGCTGCTGGCTTGGGGTACAGGCCACAAAGGGTTCGCCATAGCGTTTGAGGCAATGGTAATCAAGCCAGGCTAAGCCTCCTCGGATGGCTGTCTGGCGCCGCTCCAGGCCTGGAATAAGCGGATCCGTCATGATGTAGTCGATAAAGGCCGGCACACCGGCGTCGCTGGCACTGCCTGAACGCTCGTCGGCTGGAATAATCCAGTCAGCCAAGACCGTAATCGTTCGGTACTCATGCTCTGTAAAAAACTGCGGTTTACGGTCTGGGCTTGGCTGGGTCTGGCCTTGCCGCTGGTGGGCTTGATGGATTTCTTCCGGGCGACAGCCAAAGCTAAACGTGGGTGCTGCGGCCATCAGCGCCAGCAGCTTAAGCGCATCACGCCGGCTGAGCTCGCTACTCATAGGTTTCCTTGTTTACGCTGCTCGATAATGTACTCCGCTGTGCGCCAAGCCAGCGCCAGAATCGTCCAGGTTGGATTTTTGTGCGGCATCGAAACAAACGGTGCCGCATCTACGACGAAAAGGTTTGGTACCTCGTGCGCTTGGCACTGCGGATTGAGCACCGACGTTTTGGGATCCTTGCCCATGCGTGTGGTGCCTGCTTCGTGGATAATCTCGCCCGGCTTGGTAATGCCATAGCCGCGCTCTGGTCCGGGCATCTCGTCCAGCGGTTCTCCTCCCATAGCCCGAATGATTTCCCGAGCGGTTTCTTGCATGTGCCGCACCTGGCGTAGCTCCTCCTCACTCCATTGCACGTGAAAGCGCAGCACGGGAATGCCATAGCGGTCGACCACATTTGGATCCACCGTACAGTAGTTTTCATAGCGGGCGATCATTTCGCCGCGTCCTGCAAAGCCTACAACGGCTCCGTAAAGCTTTCGGTAATCTTCCTTGAGCTGCAGCCCATATCCCCCACCGCCCTTAGGCCGTGGTTGGCCATCTGCGCCTGGCAGCCGACCATTGAGCCGGTGAATCCCTGCCCCAAAGCCATAAGCCGGCATGCGGCGACCACCCCAAACCTCTAGATGATACCCCCTAGGGAAATCTAGCCGCTGGTTGTAGGCCCACCATGGAATGTAAATGTGCATGCCGCCCACGCCATCTTCGTTGTGGGGTGGGGTATTCACTAGGGCCGGGATAAAGCCGGCTACGCTAGTGCCTGTCGAATCCATCAGGTAGCGTCCCACCAATCCACTTCCATTGGCTAGGCCGTTTTCGTAGCGCGGTCCCTTCGAGTTGAGTAGCAATCGGGCGGTCTCACAAGCACTGGCGCCCAACACCACAATGCGTGCCCGTACCTGCCGCTCTTGGAGTGTCTCCTTATCGATGTAGGAAACCCCCCGTGCCCGCAAGTTCTCGTCGACCAAGATTTCTCGCGCCATGGCGTTCGGGATGATTGTCAACCGGCCCGTATCTAGTGCTGGAGGGAGCAGCACATAGGTGGAAGCAAAGTTCGCCCGAACTGTGCAGCCTCGGTTGCATTGGCCGCAGTAGTGACAGGCAGCACGGCCATTAAGCGGCCGCGTTAGGATCGACAGGCGCGAAGCCAAAACCGGTATGCCCAGCTTTTCACAAGCCCGCGCTACCAGCAGCTCATAACAACGCGGCTTAGGCGGCGGCAAAAAGATTCCGTCTGGTTCGTTATAAAAATTATCCCTTGAACCAAACACCCCAATAAGCCGATCGACCTTGTCATAGTAGGGCGCCAGATCTTCGTAGCTGATTGGCCAGTCGTCGCCATAGCCATCACGACTTTTGCCCTTAAAATCGTCTGGTCCAAAACGCAGTGAAATGCGTCCCCAGTGGTTAGTCCGCCCACCCAGCATACGGGCCCGAAACCACATCCAGTCGGTCCCTTCGTCCTTCAGGTACGGCTCGCCGGGGATCTCCCATCCCCCATAGCAGGCGTCAAATTCGCCAAAGGGCCGCTCCGTGGTTGACGCCCCACGCCGGGGCGAGGCATAGTTCCAGGTAAACATCGCCCCATCACGGGCTACATCCCACATCGGACCGGCTTCGAGCATCACGACATTGGCCCCCGCCTGCGTAAGTACATAGGCAGCCATCCCCCCACCAGCGCCCGACCCAATAATGCATACATCGTATTCGGAAGCGCGCTGCAACACTTGAGGCATAGCTTCTCTGCAAAGTGAATCGTTACCAAAGTATAGGCATAGCAAAACTCAGCCTCAAGCCCATGTTTGGGTGAAACGCGCATTTTGGAACCGCTACCCAAATGCAATCCCCCTTGCATCGTAGGGCTATCGCTTAGATCATGTGCGTTTAAGTGGAAACCGAAGGGCCGTTGACCATGCCGTACGTAAATGCAACGCCAACAGCTACATTTGTCCCTCCGACACGTACCGAAACCCAGCGGGAGCGTGTACCCGTTCGCATTTTCGACAATCCTGCCCAGATGGCCCGGGCTATAGCAGAACACATAGCCAACCTGATCCAACAGCGACGTGCAGAAGGGCGAAAGGCTGTCCTAGGACTGCCTACGGGCTCGACCCCCATTGGGGTTTACCAAGAGCTTATCCGCATGCACCGCGAAGAAGGGCTCGACTTTTCGAACGTGGTCACCTTCAATCTGGATGAATACTACCCTATGCATCCAGAAAGCCTGCAAAGCTATCACCGGTTCATGCGGGAAAATTTATTTGATCACCTCAATATTCCCCCCGAAAACATCCACATTCCCCGCGGTGACCTTCTACCAGAAGAAATCGAGGCTTATTGCCAAGCTTACGAAGAGGAAATCCGTAAAGCCGGGGGACTAGACCTAGTACTTCTAGGGATTGGCCGCAGTGGCCATATTGGCTTTAATGAACCAGGCTCTGGTCCAGAAACGCGCACGCGACTGGTCGTCCTGGATGAAATCACGCGCAAAGATGCGGCCAGTGACTTTTTTGGCGAAGAAAACGTGCCTCGCCAAGCCATCACCATGGGGATTGGGACCATCCTGGATGCCCGCGAAATTATCTTGATGGCCACCGGCGAACATAAAGCGCCTATTGTGCGCCAAGCGGTCGAAGAGCCCCCCAACCGTCAGGTCCCCGCCAGTTTTCTCCAGACCCATCCTAACGCTACGGTTTACCTGGATCGTGCCGCAGCAGGTGAACTCACCCGTGAAAAAACCCCTTGGCTTGTAGGCGAAGTAGTCTGGGACCGGCAGATGGCCAAGCGGGCGGTCATCTGGCTTTCGGAAAAGCTCGGGAAAGCTATTTTAAAGCTAGAGGCAGCCGACTTTTATCAGCATCACCTGCACAGCCTGGTGCATGCTTATCCTAGCGTCGATGCATTGTGCTTGGAAATTTTCGAGGACTTGCGCCAACGCATCATCTATCCGCACCAGCTTTTTAAGCACCAGCGCGTCATCGTCTTCAGCCCCCATCCCGACGACGACGTTATCTCCATGGGCGGCATGCTCGACAAGCTGGTGGCCAATGAAAATCAGGTCACGGTAGCCTACATGACCAACGGCTCGGTAGCCGTTTTTGATGCCGACGTGCGGCGCTACCTGCGCTTCGTCGAGCTCAGTCATGAGATCCTCGGCCTCGAAGGGGAAGCACTGGCCCGCTTCCGAAAAAGCCAGCAAGAAATTTTGGACTTTTTGGCTCGTAAGCAGCCGGGGCAAGTGGACCTGGAGGTAATCCAAAAACTCAAAGCCCACATTCGCTATGCTGAAGCGGTAGCTGCTATTGAGGTTATGGGGCTTTCGGCCAAGCATGCGCGCTTTTTGGATATGCCGTTCTACAAAACGGGAACGGTGCGCAAAGACCCTATTGGCGAGGCTGACATCCGGATTGTACTCGAACTGCTCGAAGAGCTTCGACCGCAGCATCTTTTTGTGGCAGGAGATCTGTCGGATCCGCATGGCACCCACCGGATGTGCTACACAGCCATCGGACAGGCGCTTGAACGCTACCACCAAAGGCATCCCCGCGAGGAATGGCCCTTGGTGTGGCTTTACCGTGGCGCCTGGCAGGAATGGGAAGTCCACCAGGCCGATGTCTTTCTACCCCTGTCGAAAGCGGACCTGGACCGCAAAATCGAGGCCATCTTCAAGCACGAAAGCCAAAAGGACCGTGCGATGTTTCCAGGAGCCTACGACGACAGGGAGTTTTGGCAGCGTGCCCGAGACCGCAACCGCGGCACGGCCGAAACCCTTAACCGCCTCGGCCTTCCTGAATTCTATGCCGCAGAGGCTTTCGTTACCACCTATGAGATGCCTTAAGTTCTGGAGCTTGGCCGGCTGCTAAGCGGGCTGGTTTTGGAGCTTCCTCCGGCTGCGGCTTCACCCACGCCGACGATCACGCGGCCGGCCACGGCTCCAGAGACTTGCACCCCTCCACATGCCCAACGCAAAGCATTCAGACTTTAGCAGATGCTTCTGCCAGCATGCGCCGAGCCAACAGCAACGCACCTTCAACAGGCCGCCGCTGCTCGACTTCGACAGACCAATCCGGCAAAACGCTTTGCAGCTTTCGACACAGGCACTCAACGTAAAACGGCTCTCTGGTTAGCCCCCCTGCCAACGCAATGCACGGCCTGACTGCTTCAAGCTTCCAGAGCAGCCAATCTACTTGGGCCACCAGTTGGGCCACTTGTTCTTCCACAATGCGCAAAGCTACGGCATCCCCTGCCCGAGCAGCCTCAAGCACCACGGGGGCAAACTCCTGCACCGGCCAGCGATCTTGGTAAACATGGTGAATAATCGCGTCACGCTCGCTAAGCCCAAAGCGTTCGGCTAGCAGCTCACGCAACCGCGTAGCCGGCCCCCCATCTAAGGCGTGGGCTACG
This Rhodothermus bifroesti DNA region includes the following protein-coding sequences:
- a CDS encoding LacI family DNA-binding transcriptional regulator; translation: MEKLTIDQVASLACVSRSVVSRVLNNHPNVSEEAKRRVLEVIRKYNYHPSSVARSLARQRTYEICILTPRRSDEALANGFWTLLHLGIFEQCIRRGYFVSLSMLSADAEEALASRILYEHRFDGYVLLTQEVASCVLESLSAREVPVVLVGHDPAHPHVHSVDVDNFAGAYRAVRHLCRLGHRRIALMLGNAALQESRDRRAGYLQALRDARAELDERLIEEGDYSQHAGYALMKRWLARGPDFSAVFCTSDTMAIGALLALYEAGLRVPSEMAVVGFDDLPVAQYTCPPLTTVHQPIYEKGQWAANILIDQIEGRSGPAVQVNLQAELVVRSSCGALA
- a CDS encoding gluconate 2-dehydrogenase subunit 3 family protein, encoding MSSELSRRDALKLLALMAAAPTFSFGCRPEEIHQAHQRQGQTQPSPDRKPQFFTEHEYRTITVLADWIIPADERSGSASDAGVPAFIDYIMTDPLIPGLERRQTAIRGGLAWLDYHCLKRYGEPFVACTPSQQQEMLEQIAYPEVAPPEMQPGVAFFNSLRDLVASGFWTSQMGMEDLGYKGNTAVPEWTGCPEEVLAHLKLG
- a CDS encoding GMC family oxidoreductase — protein: MPQVLQRASEYDVCIIGSGAGGGMAAYVLTQAGANVVMLEAGPMWDVARDGAMFTWNYASPRRGASTTERPFGEFDACYGGWEIPGEPYLKDEGTDWMWFRARMLGGRTNHWGRISLRFGPDDFKGKSRDGYGDDWPISYEDLAPYYDKVDRLIGVFGSRDNFYNEPDGIFLPPPKPRCYELLVARACEKLGIPVLASRLSILTRPLNGRAACHYCGQCNRGCTVRANFASTYVLLPPALDTGRLTIIPNAMAREILVDENLRARGVSYIDKETLQERQVRARIVVLGASACETARLLLNSKGPRYENGLANGSGLVGRYLMDSTGTSVAGFIPALVNTPPHNEDGVGGMHIYIPWWAYNQRLDFPRGYHLEVWGGRRMPAYGFGAGIHRLNGRLPGADGQPRPKGGGGYGLQLKEDYRKLYGAVVGFAGRGEMIARYENYCTVDPNVVDRYGIPVLRFHVQWSEEELRQVRHMQETAREIIRAMGGEPLDEMPGPERGYGITKPGEIIHEAGTTRMGKDPKTSVLNPQCQAHEVPNLFVVDAAPFVSMPHKNPTWTILALAWRTAEYIIEQRKQGNL
- the nagB gene encoding glucosamine-6-phosphate deaminase, whose translation is MPYVNATPTATFVPPTRTETQRERVPVRIFDNPAQMARAIAEHIANLIQQRRAEGRKAVLGLPTGSTPIGVYQELIRMHREEGLDFSNVVTFNLDEYYPMHPESLQSYHRFMRENLFDHLNIPPENIHIPRGDLLPEEIEAYCQAYEEEIRKAGGLDLVLLGIGRSGHIGFNEPGSGPETRTRLVVLDEITRKDAASDFFGEENVPRQAITMGIGTILDAREIILMATGEHKAPIVRQAVEEPPNRQVPASFLQTHPNATVYLDRAAAGELTREKTPWLVGEVVWDRQMAKRAVIWLSEKLGKAILKLEAADFYQHHLHSLVHAYPSVDALCLEIFEDLRQRIIYPHQLFKHQRVIVFSPHPDDDVISMGGMLDKLVANENQVTVAYMTNGSVAVFDADVRRYLRFVELSHEILGLEGEALARFRKSQQEILDFLARKQPGQVDLEVIQKLKAHIRYAEAVAAIEVMGLSAKHARFLDMPFYKTGTVRKDPIGEADIRIVLELLEELRPQHLFVAGDLSDPHGTHRMCYTAIGQALERYHQRHPREEWPLVWLYRGAWQEWEVHQADVFLPLSKADLDRKIEAIFKHESQKDRAMFPGAYDDREFWQRARDRNRGTAETLNRLGLPEFYAAEAFVTTYEMP